A stretch of the Streptomyces sp. NBC_00078 genome encodes the following:
- a CDS encoding NADH-quinone oxidoreductase subunit D encodes MTPTTETMVGIGGAAESTDMVLNIGPQHPSTHGVLRLRLVLDGERIMHAEPVIGYMHRGAEKLFEARDYRQIIMLANRHDWLSAFSNELGVVLAVERMLGMEVPTRAVWTRTLLAELNRVLNHLMFLGSYPLELGGITPVFYAFREREVLQNVMEEVSGGRMHYMFNRVGGLKEDLPAGWAARARGAVAAVRSRMDVYDDLVLGNEIFRGRTRGVGALAPEAVHAYGVSGPIARASGVDFDLRRDEPYLAYGELQDTLKVVTRQEGDCLARFEVLLAQTHVALDLADACLDRLAALPPGPINQRLPKVLKAPEGHTYAWTENPLGINGYYLVSKGEKTPYRLKLRSASYNNIQALVELLPGTLVADMVAILGSLFFVVGDIDK; translated from the coding sequence ATGACTCCCACGACGGAGACCATGGTCGGTATCGGCGGCGCCGCGGAGAGCACCGACATGGTGCTCAACATCGGACCGCAGCATCCGTCCACACACGGCGTACTGCGGCTGCGACTGGTGCTGGACGGCGAGCGCATCATGCACGCGGAGCCGGTGATCGGGTACATGCACCGCGGCGCCGAGAAGCTCTTCGAGGCGCGCGACTACCGCCAGATCATCATGCTCGCCAACCGCCACGACTGGCTGTCGGCCTTCTCGAACGAGCTGGGCGTGGTCCTCGCCGTGGAGCGCATGCTCGGCATGGAGGTCCCCACGCGCGCGGTGTGGACGCGCACGCTGCTGGCGGAGCTCAACCGGGTGCTCAACCACCTGATGTTCCTGGGCTCGTACCCGCTGGAACTCGGCGGCATCACGCCGGTCTTCTACGCGTTCCGGGAGCGTGAGGTCCTCCAGAACGTGATGGAGGAGGTCTCCGGCGGCCGTATGCACTACATGTTCAACCGTGTCGGCGGCCTGAAGGAGGACCTGCCGGCGGGCTGGGCCGCGCGTGCGCGTGGCGCCGTCGCCGCCGTACGCTCGCGCATGGACGTCTACGACGACCTGGTGCTCGGCAACGAGATCTTCCGGGGGCGCACCCGGGGCGTCGGCGCGCTCGCGCCGGAGGCCGTGCACGCGTACGGCGTGAGCGGCCCGATCGCGCGCGCCTCGGGCGTCGACTTCGACCTGCGGCGCGACGAGCCGTACCTCGCGTACGGCGAGCTGCAGGACACCCTGAAGGTCGTCACCCGGCAGGAGGGCGACTGTCTCGCCCGCTTCGAGGTGCTCCTGGCGCAGACCCACGTCGCCCTCGACCTCGCCGACGCCTGTCTCGACCGGCTCGCCGCGCTGCCGCCCGGGCCGATCAACCAGCGCCTCCCCAAGGTCCTGAAGGCGCCCGAGGGCCACACGTACGCGTGGACCGAGAACCCGCTCGGCATCAACGGCTACTACCTCGTCAGCAAGGGCGAGAAGACCCCGTACCGGCTGAAGCTGCGCTCGGCCTCGTACAACAACATCCAGGCGCTCGTGGAACTGCTGCCGGGGACGCTGGTCGCGGACATGGTGGCGATCCTGGGATCGCTGTTCTTCGTGGTCGGAGACATCGACAAGTAG
- a CDS encoding SAM-dependent methyltransferase, producing MTGETSGRWQGWRRAAEAALYGPGGFYRRPEGPAGHFRTSVHASPLFAEAVARLLCRVDTALDRPASLAFVDMAAGRGELAAGVLAALPAEVAARTRAYAVEIADRPQGLDDRIEWLSEPPRGVTGLLFANEWLDNVPVDVVEVDSEGAPRRVLVRDDGTERLGDRVGGTDTDTVTEAEAEWLARWWPLPPEKGLRAEIGLPRDEAWAAAVSSLDRGLAVAVDYAHTLDARPPFGTLTGFRAGRGTEPVPDGSCDITAHVALDACALPGARLLSQGDALRALGLSGARPPLTLASTDPLAYVRALASAGEAAELIATEGLGDFGWLLQPVGIPDPLDRPFGHPQRPGLGERA from the coding sequence GTGACGGGAGAGACATCGGGCCGGTGGCAGGGCTGGCGGAGGGCGGCCGAGGCCGCCCTGTACGGGCCGGGCGGCTTCTATCGCAGGCCCGAGGGCCCGGCCGGGCACTTCCGTACGTCCGTGCATGCGTCGCCCCTCTTCGCCGAGGCGGTGGCCCGGCTGCTGTGCCGGGTCGACACGGCCCTGGACCGTCCCGCCTCGCTCGCCTTCGTCGACATGGCCGCGGGGCGGGGCGAGCTGGCCGCCGGCGTGCTGGCCGCGCTGCCCGCGGAGGTGGCGGCACGCACGCGTGCGTACGCCGTCGAGATCGCCGACCGCCCTCAGGGCCTCGACGACCGGATCGAGTGGCTCTCCGAACCGCCGCGGGGAGTCACAGGACTGCTGTTCGCCAACGAGTGGCTGGACAACGTCCCGGTGGACGTCGTCGAAGTGGATTCCGAGGGTGCGCCGCGGCGGGTGCTCGTACGAGACGACGGGACCGAGCGGCTCGGGGATCGCGTCGGCGGCACGGATACGGACACGGTTACGGAGGCGGAAGCGGAGTGGCTCGCCCGGTGGTGGCCGCTGCCGCCGGAGAAGGGGCTGCGGGCCGAGATCGGTCTCCCCAGGGACGAGGCCTGGGCGGCCGCGGTCTCCTCGCTCGACCGGGGGCTCGCGGTCGCCGTCGACTACGCGCACACCCTGGACGCGCGCCCCCCGTTCGGAACGCTCACCGGTTTCCGCGCGGGGCGCGGGACGGAGCCCGTGCCGGACGGCTCGTGCGACATCACGGCGCACGTGGCGCTGGACGCATGCGCGCTCCCCGGCGCGCGCCTGCTCTCCCAAGGTGACGCGCTGCGCGCCCTGGGCCTCTCCGGCGCACGCCCCCCACTCACGCTCGCCTCCACCGACCCCTTGGCCTACGTACGCGCCCTCGCGAGCGCCGGCGAGGCGGCCGAACTCATCGCGACGGAAGGGCTGGGCGACTTCGGCTGGCTTCTCCAGCCGGTTGGAATTCCGGACCCGCTGGACCGTCCATTCGGTCATCCACAACGCCCGGGACTCGGCGAGCGGGCCTGA
- a CDS encoding sensor histidine kinase, giving the protein MQRLYDFLRRHPTGFDSFWAVFLFGISVVGGVVRRDARGTDSPAVIVPIVLLLCLVIALRRRMPEKMLLLTIGLGLAQVALNVETTAADFAMLVIVYTVAATGARWASWLALAVGLCAAPMAQLRWPNEHSSGLGNLAAMVFMTVPFALAWVLGDSIRTRRAYFAQLEERAARLEKEREAQAKVAVAAERARIARELHDVVAHNVSVMVVQADGAAYVLDAAPDQAKKALETISSTGRQALAEMRRLLGVLRTGEHKEVGEYVPQPDVEQIDDLVEQCRTSGLPVDFKVEGTPRPLPSGVELTAYRIVQEALTNTRKHGGPNTGASVRLVYFDDGLGLLVEDDGKGAPHELYEEGGADGQGHGLIGMRERVGMVGGTLDAGPRPGGGFRISALLPLKPAH; this is encoded by the coding sequence GTGCAGCGCCTCTATGACTTCCTCCGCAGGCACCCGACAGGGTTCGACAGCTTCTGGGCCGTCTTCCTGTTCGGGATCTCGGTGGTGGGCGGGGTCGTCCGCAGGGACGCGCGGGGCACGGACTCCCCGGCAGTGATCGTTCCGATCGTGCTCCTGCTCTGCCTCGTGATCGCGCTGCGCCGCCGCATGCCGGAGAAGATGCTGCTGCTGACGATCGGGCTCGGCCTGGCGCAGGTGGCACTGAACGTCGAGACGACGGCCGCGGACTTCGCCATGCTGGTGATCGTCTACACGGTGGCCGCGACGGGAGCCCGCTGGGCCTCGTGGCTCGCGCTCGCCGTGGGCCTGTGCGCGGCACCCATGGCTCAACTGCGCTGGCCGAACGAGCACTCCAGCGGCCTGGGCAACCTTGCGGCCATGGTCTTCATGACCGTGCCCTTCGCGCTCGCCTGGGTGCTCGGCGACTCCATCCGCACCCGGCGCGCCTACTTCGCGCAGCTGGAGGAGCGGGCCGCCCGGCTGGAGAAGGAGCGCGAGGCGCAGGCCAAGGTCGCGGTCGCCGCCGAACGCGCCCGCATCGCGCGCGAGTTGCACGACGTGGTCGCGCACAACGTGTCGGTGATGGTGGTGCAGGCGGACGGCGCCGCCTACGTCCTGGACGCCGCCCCCGACCAGGCGAAGAAGGCCCTGGAGACCATCTCCTCCACCGGCCGCCAGGCCCTCGCCGAGATGCGCCGCCTGCTGGGCGTGCTGCGCACCGGCGAGCACAAGGAGGTCGGCGAGTACGTCCCGCAGCCCGACGTCGAGCAGATCGACGACCTGGTCGAGCAGTGCCGCACCTCCGGTCTGCCCGTCGACTTCAAGGTCGAGGGCACCCCGCGCCCGCTGCCCAGCGGCGTCGAGCTCACCGCGTACCGCATCGTGCAGGAGGCGCTCACCAACACCCGCAAGCACGGCGGGCCCAACACGGGCGCGAGCGTGCGCCTGGTCTACTTCGACGACGGTCTCGGCCTGCTCGTCGAGGACGACGGCAAGGGCGCCCCGCACGAGCTGTACGAGGAGGGCGGCGCCGACGGGCAGGGCCACGGACTGATCGGCATGCGCGAACGGGTCGGTATGGTCGGCGGCACCCTGGACGCCGGCCCGCGCCCCGGCGGTGGATTCCGCATCAGCGCGCTGCTGCCGCTGAAACCCGCACACTGA
- a CDS encoding response regulator transcription factor — protein sequence MAIRVMLVDDQVLLRTGFRMVLAAQPDMEVVAEAGDGVEALQVLRSTAVDVVLMDVRMPKLDGVETTRRICSEPEPPKVLILTTFDLDEYAFSGLKAGASGFMLKDVPPGELLAAIRAVHSGDAVVAPSTTRRLLDRFAPMLPSAVQEPRHKELERLTEREREVMILVAQGLSNGEIAARLVLSEATVKTHVGRILTKVGLRDRVQVVVLAYETGLVRAGGHG from the coding sequence ATGGCGATCCGCGTGATGCTCGTCGACGACCAGGTGCTGCTGCGCACCGGGTTCCGGATGGTGCTCGCCGCCCAGCCGGACATGGAGGTCGTCGCGGAGGCGGGGGACGGCGTCGAGGCCCTTCAGGTGCTGCGCTCGACGGCCGTCGACGTCGTCCTGATGGACGTGCGCATGCCGAAGCTCGACGGCGTGGAGACCACCCGGCGCATCTGCTCGGAGCCCGAGCCGCCGAAGGTGCTGATCCTGACCACGTTCGACCTCGACGAGTACGCCTTCTCGGGACTGAAGGCGGGCGCCTCCGGCTTCATGCTCAAGGACGTGCCGCCGGGCGAGCTTCTCGCCGCCATCCGTGCCGTACACAGCGGGGACGCGGTGGTGGCGCCCTCGACCACACGCCGGCTCCTCGACCGGTTCGCGCCGATGCTGCCGAGCGCCGTCCAGGAGCCCCGGCACAAGGAGCTGGAGCGGCTCACCGAGCGCGAGCGCGAGGTCATGATCCTGGTCGCGCAGGGCCTGTCGAACGGCGAGATCGCGGCCCGGCTCGTGCTGTCCGAGGCGACGGTGAAGACCCACGTCGGCCGCATCCTCACCAAGGTGGGACTGCGCGACCGGGTGCAGGTGGTGGTCCTGGCGTACGAGACCGGGCTGGTGCGCGCGGGCGGGCACGGCTGA
- a CDS encoding AAA family ATPase, producing the protein MLLWINGPFGGGKTQTAHEIQRRLPGSVVCDPEHAGFGLRRMLPPELRADFQDLASWRRGVVEVLDLALTRHDGVVIAPMTVTDSGYFGETVGRLHELGHDVRHFTLLAQRDTVLKRLRERGFGHLLQYVSGKNSGLGRETWAVQQLDHCLERLQEPEFAEHLWTDHTTVPKTADRIAVLAGLRLRPNNEGALRTRLRQMRVGIRHIRFD; encoded by the coding sequence ATGCTCCTGTGGATCAACGGCCCCTTCGGTGGTGGCAAGACACAGACCGCGCACGAGATCCAGCGGCGCCTGCCCGGCAGCGTCGTCTGCGATCCCGAGCACGCCGGCTTCGGACTGCGCCGGATGCTGCCGCCCGAACTGCGCGCCGACTTCCAGGACCTGGCCTCCTGGCGGCGGGGCGTCGTCGAGGTGCTCGACCTCGCCCTCACCCGGCATGACGGAGTCGTGATCGCGCCCATGACGGTCACGGACTCGGGCTACTTCGGGGAAACCGTGGGCAGGCTGCACGAACTAGGCCACGACGTCCGCCACTTCACACTCCTCGCGCAGCGCGACACCGTCCTCAAGCGGCTGCGCGAACGCGGCTTCGGGCACCTCCTCCAGTACGTCAGCGGGAAGAACTCCGGCCTGGGCAGGGAGACCTGGGCCGTGCAGCAGCTCGACCACTGCCTGGAACGGCTGCAGGAGCCGGAGTTCGCCGAGCACCTGTGGACGGACCACACGACCGTGCCGAAGACGGCGGACCGCATCGCCGTGCTCGCGGGGCTGCGGCTGCGGCCGAACAACGAAGGCGCACTGCGGACACGGCTGAGGCAGATGCGGGTCGGGATCAGGCACATCCGCTTCGACTGA
- a CDS encoding low specificity L-threonine aldolase, whose translation MSDAPEQVEQMSEEERLKRRRERRISAHRSAERVFGRPGFLNTLRERLELLDGLDDVYDLDELSDIYGDGVVEALETKTAGLLGMEAAAFFPTGTMAQQVALRCWAGRTGSPTVALHALAHPEVHERNALSQVSGLRPVRVTSEPRLPTADEVRDFEEPFGTLMLELPLRDAGFVLPSWEELTEVVDAAHERDAVVHFDGARLWESTVHFGRPLAEIAGLADSVYVSFYKSLGGYGGAVLAGPKTLIEEAKVWQHRYGGRLFQQFPTVLSALAGLERELPRLPEYVAHARVVAGALREGFAAAGLPWTRVHPEVPHTNEFQVWLPYDVDVLSEAAIRQGEETKTLLFADAWEEKGPGVALTEVNIRAAALEWTPDDVKSAVAEFVSRLTEEAGKAGTGGPAGAASQ comes from the coding sequence ATGAGTGATGCGCCGGAGCAGGTCGAGCAGATGTCCGAGGAAGAGCGGCTCAAGCGGCGCCGGGAGAGGCGTATCAGCGCGCACCGGAGCGCGGAGCGCGTGTTCGGCCGCCCCGGCTTCCTGAACACGCTCCGGGAGCGCCTGGAGCTCCTCGACGGGCTGGACGACGTGTACGACCTCGACGAGCTGTCGGACATCTACGGCGACGGCGTGGTCGAGGCCTTGGAGACGAAGACCGCCGGGCTGCTCGGCATGGAGGCCGCCGCGTTCTTCCCGACGGGCACGATGGCCCAGCAGGTGGCGCTGCGCTGCTGGGCGGGCCGCACCGGCAGCCCCACGGTCGCCCTGCACGCACTGGCCCACCCCGAGGTGCACGAGCGGAACGCGCTCAGCCAGGTCAGCGGCCTGCGCCCGGTCCGCGTGACGAGCGAGCCGCGGCTCCCCACCGCGGACGAGGTGCGTGACTTCGAGGAGCCCTTCGGGACGCTGATGCTCGAACTGCCGCTCAGGGACGCCGGTTTCGTGCTGCCCTCCTGGGAGGAACTCACCGAAGTCGTGGACGCGGCGCACGAGCGCGACGCGGTGGTGCACTTCGACGGCGCGCGCCTGTGGGAGTCCACCGTCCACTTCGGCCGCCCTCTGGCCGAGATCGCGGGCCTGGCGGACAGCGTGTACGTGTCGTTCTACAAGTCCCTGGGCGGCTACGGCGGCGCCGTGCTCGCCGGCCCGAAGACGCTGATCGAAGAGGCGAAGGTCTGGCAGCACCGGTACGGGGGCCGGCTCTTCCAGCAGTTCCCGACGGTTCTGTCGGCCCTCGCCGGCCTGGAGCGGGAGCTGCCCCGGCTGCCCGAGTACGTCGCCCACGCGCGCGTGGTGGCCGGCGCGCTGCGCGAGGGGTTCGCGGCGGCGGGGCTCCCGTGGACGCGCGTCCACCCCGAGGTGCCGCACACCAACGAGTTCCAGGTCTGGCTCCCGTACGACGTCGACGTCCTCTCGGAGGCCGCGATCCGGCAGGGCGAGGAGACGAAGACGCTCCTGTTCGCCGACGCCTGGGAGGAGAAAGGCCCGGGAGTTGCCCTCACCGAGGTGAACATCCGCGCCGCGGCCCTGGAGTGGACGCCCGACGACGTGAAGTCGGCGGTCGCGGAATTCGTGTCCCGCCTCACCGAGGAGGCCGGCAAGGCGGGGACAGGCGGCCCGGCAGGGGCGGCCAGCCAGTAG
- a CDS encoding Rossmann-like and DUF2520 domain-containing protein: protein MSTSQQPDPRDRPARLTVGVVGAGRVGPALAASLQLAGHRPVAVSGVSDASRKRAAEMLPDVPLVAPAEVLQRAELVLLTVPDDTLPGLVEGLAETGAVRPGQLLVHTSGRYGAKVLDPALRAGALPLALHPAMTFTGTPVDVQRLAGCSFGVTAREELRLAAEALVIEMGGEPEWIAEEMRPLYHAALALGANHLVTLVAQSMELLREAGVAAPDRMLGPLLGAALDNALRSGDAALTGPVARGDAGTVAAHVAELRRHAPQTVAGYLAMARATADRALAHGLLKPELAEDLLGVLAEGTGGTDGTEGDAR, encoded by the coding sequence GTGAGTACAAGCCAACAGCCAGACCCCAGGGACCGTCCCGCGCGGCTCACCGTCGGTGTGGTCGGCGCCGGCCGGGTCGGCCCCGCACTCGCCGCGTCCCTGCAACTCGCCGGGCACCGCCCGGTGGCCGTCTCCGGAGTCTCCGACGCCTCCCGGAAGCGTGCCGCGGAGATGCTCCCCGATGTGCCGCTCGTGGCGCCCGCCGAGGTCCTGCAGCGCGCCGAACTGGTCCTGCTGACCGTCCCGGACGACACACTGCCCGGCCTGGTCGAAGGCCTTGCGGAGACCGGGGCCGTCCGACCTGGACAGCTGCTCGTGCACACCTCCGGGCGCTACGGCGCGAAGGTCCTGGACCCCGCACTGCGCGCGGGCGCGCTCCCGCTGGCCCTGCACCCCGCGATGACCTTCACGGGCACGCCCGTGGACGTCCAGCGCCTGGCGGGCTGCTCGTTCGGCGTCACCGCCCGCGAGGAGCTGCGGCTGGCCGCCGAGGCCCTGGTCATCGAGATGGGCGGCGAACCGGAGTGGATCGCCGAGGAGATGCGCCCGCTGTACCACGCGGCGCTCGCGCTGGGCGCGAACCACCTGGTGACACTGGTCGCCCAGTCCATGGAGCTGCTGCGCGAGGCCGGCGTCGCGGCCCCCGACCGGATGCTCGGCCCGCTGCTCGGCGCCGCCCTCGACAACGCCCTGCGCTCCGGCGACGCGGCCCTGACCGGCCCTGTCGCGCGCGGGGACGCCGGCACGGTCGCCGCACACGTCGCCGAGCTGCGCAGGCACGCCCCGCAGACCGTCGCCGGTTACCTGGCGATGGCGCGGGCCACCGCCGACCGGGCGCTCGCCCACGGGCTGCTCAAGCCGGAGCTGGCCGAGGACCTCCTCGGGGTGCTCGCCGAGGGGACCGGCGGGACCGACGGGACCGAGGGAGACGCCCGATGA
- the panC gene encoding pantoate--beta-alanine ligase has translation MTTTLLRTADELHARTRTGRRAVVMTMGALHEGHATLVRTAREIAGSDGEVVVTVFVNPLQFGAGEDLDRYPRTLDADVKLAGLSGADVVFAPSVDEVYPGGEPQVRISAGPMGERLEGSSRPGHFDGMLTVVAKLLHLTRADVALYGQKDAQQLALIRRMVRDLNFGIEIVGVPTVREDDGLALSSRNRYLSPEQRRTALSLSRALFAGSDRHAAQEALRARAREVPATHARAEALSAIGESRAAADAHAVAKALPGAPSAVRAAARLVLDDAARLSPPLELDYLALVDPSDFTEIEDDFDGEAVLAIAARVGTTRLIDNIPLVFGTFGAAS, from the coding sequence ATGACCACCACCCTGCTGCGCACCGCCGACGAACTGCACGCACGCACGCGTACCGGCCGCCGCGCCGTGGTGATGACCATGGGCGCCCTGCACGAGGGCCACGCCACCCTCGTCCGCACCGCGCGCGAGATCGCCGGGAGTGACGGCGAGGTCGTCGTCACCGTCTTCGTGAACCCTCTCCAGTTCGGCGCGGGCGAGGACCTCGACCGCTACCCGCGCACCCTGGACGCCGACGTCAAGCTGGCCGGACTGTCCGGCGCGGACGTCGTGTTCGCCCCTTCCGTGGACGAGGTCTACCCGGGCGGCGAGCCCCAGGTCCGCATCAGCGCGGGCCCCATGGGGGAGCGGCTGGAGGGCTCCTCGCGCCCCGGCCACTTCGACGGCATGCTCACCGTCGTCGCCAAGCTGCTGCACCTCACCCGCGCCGACGTCGCCCTGTACGGCCAGAAGGACGCGCAGCAGCTCGCCCTGATCCGCCGCATGGTGCGGGACCTGAACTTCGGCATCGAGATCGTCGGCGTACCCACCGTGCGCGAGGACGACGGCCTCGCCCTTTCCAGCCGCAACCGCTACCTCTCGCCGGAGCAGCGGCGCACCGCGCTCAGCCTGTCCCGCGCTCTGTTCGCGGGCAGCGACCGGCATGCCGCCCAGGAGGCGCTGCGTGCGCGAGCCCGCGAAGTGCCCGCCACGCACGCGCGTGCCGAGGCGCTCAGCGCCATAGGCGAGTCCCGCGCGGCCGCCGACGCGCACGCCGTCGCCAAGGCGCTCCCGGGCGCCCCGTCGGCCGTCCGCGCGGCCGCCCGGCTGGTCCTCGACGACGCCGCGCGGCTTTCTCCGCCGCTCGAACTGGACTACCTGGCCCTCGTCGACCCGTCCGACTTCACCGAGATCGAGGACGACTTCGATGGCGAGGCCGTCCTCGCCATCGCCGCCCGGGTCGGGACGACCCGGCTGATCGACAACATCCCACTCGTTTTCGGAACCTTCGGAGCCGCCTCGTGA
- a CDS encoding L-aspartate oxidase, producing the protein MTSTGIRLHAPAPGWSIAADVVVVGSGVAGLTAALRCEAAGLRTVVVTKARLDDGSTRWAQGGIAAALGEGDTPQQHQDDTLVAGVGLCDEEAVRILVTEGPDAVRRLIATGAHFDESEEGDLQLTREGGHHRRRIAHAGGDATGAEISRALVEAAHARGVRTIENALVLDLLTDADGRTAGVSLHVMGEGQHDGVGAVHAPAVVLATGGMGQVYSATTNPSVSTGDGVALALRAGAEVSDLEFVQFHPTVLFLGPDAEGQQPLVSEAVRGEGAHLVDADGVRFMVGQHELAELAPRDIVTKGIMRRMQERDAEHMFLDARHFGAEMWEHRFPTILAACRAHGIDPVTEPIPIAPAAHYASGGVRADSRGRTTVPGLYACGEVACTGVHGANRLASNSLLEGLVYAERIAADIAATYAGNGLHARVPEPVELPEVPAHPLLAPEDRFAIQRIMADGAGVLRSADSLAKAAGQLQQLHAEARDALTENGKTSEPGVDTWEATNLLCVARVLVAAARMREETRGCHWREDRAHRDDAAWRRHIVVRLNPDRTLAVHTTDTADFPPTRQPQPAHRPQEQ; encoded by the coding sequence GTGACCAGCACAGGCATACGACTGCACGCGCCCGCGCCCGGGTGGTCCATCGCCGCGGACGTCGTGGTCGTCGGCTCGGGCGTCGCCGGACTCACCGCGGCCCTGCGCTGCGAGGCAGCCGGTCTGCGCACCGTCGTCGTCACCAAGGCCCGCCTCGACGACGGCTCCACCCGCTGGGCGCAGGGCGGCATCGCCGCGGCCCTCGGCGAGGGCGACACCCCGCAACAGCACCAGGACGACACCCTGGTGGCCGGTGTGGGCCTGTGCGACGAGGAGGCCGTACGGATCCTCGTCACGGAGGGCCCGGACGCCGTGCGGCGGCTCATCGCCACCGGCGCGCACTTCGACGAGTCCGAAGAGGGCGACCTGCAGCTCACCCGTGAGGGCGGCCACCACCGCCGGCGCATCGCGCACGCCGGCGGCGACGCGACCGGCGCGGAGATCTCCCGGGCACTGGTCGAGGCGGCACACGCGCGTGGTGTGCGCACGATCGAGAACGCCCTCGTGCTGGACCTCCTGACGGACGCCGACGGCCGCACGGCGGGCGTGAGCCTGCACGTCATGGGCGAGGGCCAGCACGACGGAGTCGGCGCCGTGCACGCCCCCGCGGTGGTCCTCGCGACGGGCGGCATGGGCCAGGTGTACTCGGCGACCACCAACCCGTCGGTGTCCACCGGCGACGGAGTGGCGCTCGCCCTGCGCGCGGGCGCGGAGGTCTCCGACCTCGAGTTCGTGCAGTTCCACCCGACCGTGCTGTTCCTCGGTCCGGACGCGGAGGGCCAGCAGCCCCTGGTCTCCGAGGCCGTACGCGGTGAGGGCGCCCACCTGGTCGACGCCGACGGCGTGCGCTTCATGGTCGGGCAGCACGAGCTGGCCGAGCTGGCTCCCCGGGACATCGTCACCAAGGGCATCATGCGCCGCATGCAGGAGCGGGACGCCGAGCACATGTTCCTCGACGCCCGGCACTTCGGCGCCGAGATGTGGGAGCACCGCTTCCCGACGATCCTCGCCGCGTGCCGCGCCCACGGCATCGACCCGGTCACCGAGCCCATCCCGATCGCCCCGGCCGCCCACTACGCCTCCGGCGGCGTCCGCGCCGACTCCCGGGGCCGTACGACCGTCCCGGGCCTGTACGCCTGCGGAGAGGTCGCCTGCACCGGCGTACACGGCGCGAACCGGCTCGCCTCCAACTCCCTCCTGGAGGGCCTCGTCTACGCCGAGCGCATCGCCGCCGACATCGCGGCGACGTACGCGGGCAACGGCCTCCACGCGCGCGTGCCCGAGCCGGTCGAGCTCCCCGAGGTGCCCGCGCATCCGCTGCTCGCCCCCGAGGACCGGTTCGCGATCCAGCGCATCATGGCCGACGGCGCGGGCGTACTGCGCTCCGCCGACTCCCTCGCCAAGGCCGCCGGACAGCTCCAGCAGCTGCACGCCGAAGCCCGCGACGCCCTGACCGAGAACGGCAAGACGTCCGAGCCCGGCGTCGACACCTGGGAGGCCACCAACCTCCTGTGCGTGGCCCGTGTCCTGGTCGCCGCCGCCCGGATGCGCGAGGAGACGCGCGGCTGCCACTGGCGCGAGGACCGTGCCCACCGCGACGACGCGGCATGGCGCCGCCACATCGTCGTACGGCTGAATCCGGACCGCACGCTCGCCGTACACACCACCGATACCGCAGACTTCCCCCCGACCCGGCAGCCCCAGCCTGCGCACCGTCCCCAGGAGCAGTGA
- the nadC gene encoding carboxylating nicotinate-nucleotide diphosphorylase, with translation MTTPDLPLAPNGGCGDGCACGADTDAEYLECGLDPALAQLLADAGLDPVEVEDIANVAIQEDLDHGVDVTTVATIPEEAVATADFTAREAGVVAGLRVAEAVISVVCTDEFEVERHVEDGDRVEAGQKLLSVTTRTRDLLTAERSALNLLCRLSGIATATRAWADALESTKTKVRDTRKTTPGLRSLEKFAVRCGGGVNHRMSLSDAALVKDNHVVAAGGVAQAFKAVREAFPEVPIEVEVDTLHQLREVVDAGADLILLDNFTPGECEEAVALVHGRAALEASGRLTLANAETYADTGVDYLAVGALTHSSPILDIGLDLRAAE, from the coding sequence GTGACCACCCCCGACCTCCCCCTCGCGCCGAACGGCGGCTGCGGCGACGGCTGCGCCTGTGGCGCCGACACCGACGCGGAATATCTGGAGTGCGGGCTCGACCCCGCGCTCGCGCAGCTCCTGGCCGACGCCGGACTCGACCCCGTGGAGGTCGAGGACATCGCCAACGTCGCCATCCAGGAGGACCTCGACCACGGCGTGGACGTGACGACCGTCGCGACCATCCCCGAAGAGGCCGTCGCCACCGCCGACTTCACCGCGCGCGAGGCGGGCGTCGTGGCGGGCCTCAGGGTCGCCGAAGCGGTGATCTCGGTGGTCTGCACGGACGAGTTCGAGGTCGAGCGGCACGTGGAGGACGGCGACCGGGTGGAGGCCGGGCAGAAGCTCCTGTCGGTCACCACGCGCACGCGTGACCTGCTCACCGCCGAGCGCAGCGCGCTCAACCTCCTGTGCCGGCTGTCCGGCATCGCGACCGCCACGCGCGCGTGGGCGGACGCCCTGGAAAGCACCAAGACGAAGGTCCGCGACACCCGCAAGACGACTCCGGGGCTCAGGTCGCTGGAGAAGTTCGCCGTACGGTGCGGCGGCGGCGTCAACCACCGGATGTCGCTCTCGGACGCGGCACTCGTCAAGGACAACCACGTCGTCGCAGCGGGCGGCGTCGCGCAGGCCTTCAAGGCCGTACGGGAGGCCTTCCCGGAGGTGCCGATCGAGGTCGAGGTCGACACCCTGCACCAGCTGCGCGAGGTCGTCGACGCGGGCGCCGACCTGATCCTGCTGGACAACTTCACGCCCGGCGAGTGCGAGGAGGCGGTGGCCCTGGTGCACGGCCGCGCCGCCCTGGAGGCGTCGGGCCGGCTCACCCTGGCCAACGCGGAGACGTACGCCGACACCGGCGTGGACTACCTCGCCGTAGGCGCCCTGACCCACTCCTCGCCGATCCTCGACATCGGTCTCGACCTGCGAGCGGCGGAGTAG